From Paenibacillus segetis, one genomic window encodes:
- a CDS encoding endo-1,4-beta-xylanase, with protein sequence MRKKRMGKKSYLAMLCSLVLVFTSVPFSASAEVSGSNVVWSLDTNKMGTPGTTPDGEYLQGTDGMYQPGIQVADKSSSSMAMYNDGSLGINPSGGTHKAINIQTGTAVQGTDYYTNNGFVAEAGKMYTITFNAYVADGSGQVRVRGNKATDAAANGTWSTTDISKEPTPVSYTWTQKAAGGNMQIDTGSTAQGTIVYLTDLQITTPNEAPADTVVWSLDTSKMGTPGTTPDGEYLQGTDGMYQPGIQVADKNSSSMAMYDGGSLGINPSGGTYKAINIQTGTTVGGTNYYSNNGFIAKANKTYSVTFSVYVASDNGEVRVRGNQKTATNDDWKSTSIGVTPTPVTYTWTQSATGGNLQIDTGSTAQGIIVYLTDLQITTSVGGSTTPTTPSDEVVVAYDLQEDTGLVDIMTNGGTNYLARAGGPTLTPISNADGSVALEISNRVESWNGVDVKAAALGLAKDAEYSVELVGHIPDGVTIPSGAKIVLGLASGTYDTLTSVDATSAFTLSYAGVWDSGTGLRIQDSAGIADFVIDSLIIKVKGGIEMPLKPLPTVPGVVIAVSGQNGAQYTGATIVLGTDNKVWPFATNSQDDDPVVAFVPEKNATYHLTFNVTSNGVSGFRVRWYNDVGYDPHTDADAAHVNDNVYKADEVATKVPAYFQSTIAKDETKDYAVDFRMSGSEVAGGLVGNIGIRGQSGNNDFTINNLKITDDSGNVLVKWSNTAAPFVPDDYIWPESKWDLTLPSLKDAYSKYFLIGNILGWGGNADATPWGQENDQADKALKDASIISQTEAMFKAQYNVVTPENIMKPENISKAKDTYDYTLADKLIAWAKVNNIAVHGHTLVWHQQSPAWLNKGDAANRASAKANLESYIADVAGHFKGQVISWDVVNEAFSDTTKNFDGSDWTTGLRKDSPWYIAYANGADASKGESGADYIYDAFVAARLADPNATLYYNDYNETYKYEQIAQMAEALNAKWKADARYDGRLLVEGIGMQSHFWVGQDPDVDVTEVETTIQRFIQAGLRITVSELDIPFAGNNNYHLDEAKQAKQAELYGTLFGIYKKYADNIDRVTFWGKADIQSWRGSGMPVLFDNSYAPKAAFWTVIGLAAPTENSTISPATVTFYTNLQADVKVNVTLKGNTLSAIKKGDVALVEGKDYSVAAASTNGTQVVTIKKGYLATLSNNDVLTFVFSAGNTADLKIMVTRYTSTDTTPANGSGATMSSSSGADSGSTEHSGSTEQTPTPEKPLLNSKLVDAKQLKSAVQQALQANEPVNFSDVPATHWAAKAIQLASQLGIVKGEPNGEFKGSDNVTRAEFVEMIIRALGIDTTGEDSSFSDTDGHWAADYIRALHRAGIVNGTGNGAFNPDQEITRAEMAAILARILNMSAANGTKFSDINGNWAADYINQLSQAGIVNGVGDGKFAPKATATRDQSVAIIMRMLNIVLDLGLNL encoded by the coding sequence ATGAGAAAGAAACGTATGGGAAAGAAATCTTACCTTGCTATGCTGTGCAGCCTAGTGCTGGTCTTTACGTCAGTGCCCTTTTCAGCATCGGCTGAAGTTTCCGGCAGTAACGTTGTCTGGTCTCTGGACACGAACAAGATGGGAACTCCAGGTACAACTCCCGACGGTGAGTACTTACAAGGCACTGATGGCATGTACCAGCCTGGTATTCAAGTGGCCGACAAGAGCTCATCGTCCATGGCTATGTATAACGACGGCTCGTTAGGAATTAACCCGTCGGGCGGTACGCATAAGGCGATCAATATCCAAACCGGAACCGCTGTACAAGGAACTGATTATTACACGAACAACGGTTTCGTAGCTGAGGCGGGAAAAATGTATACAATTACGTTCAACGCCTATGTAGCGGACGGTTCCGGTCAGGTGCGCGTGAGAGGCAACAAAGCGACCGACGCCGCCGCGAACGGCACGTGGTCGACAACAGACATCAGCAAGGAGCCAACTCCAGTATCCTATACTTGGACACAGAAGGCAGCTGGTGGCAATATGCAGATTGACACGGGCAGCACGGCGCAAGGCACTATCGTATACCTCACGGATTTGCAGATCACTACTCCTAATGAGGCTCCGGCTGACACGGTTGTCTGGTCTCTGGACACGAGCAAGATGGGAACTCCAGGTACAACTCCCGACGGTGAGTACTTACAAGGCACTGATGGCATGTACCAGCCTGGTATTCAAGTGGCCGACAAGAACTCATCGTCCATGGCGATGTATGACGGCGGCTCGTTAGGAATTAACCCGTCGGGCGGTACGTATAAGGCGATCAATATCCAAACCGGAACCACTGTAGGCGGAACTAATTATTACAGCAACAACGGTTTTATTGCAAAGGCGAACAAGACGTATTCGGTTACATTTAGCGTCTATGTAGCGTCCGACAATGGCGAGGTACGTGTGAGGGGCAACCAAAAAACCGCTACGAACGACGATTGGAAATCAACAAGCATTGGCGTGACTCCTACCCCGGTGACGTATACATGGACGCAGAGCGCCACTGGCGGCAACCTGCAGATTGACACGGGCAGTACGGCGCAGGGCATCATCGTATACCTCACGGATTTGCAGATCACCACTAGCGTTGGTGGTTCAACTACCCCAACAACACCTTCGGATGAGGTTGTTGTAGCCTACGACCTTCAAGAAGATACTGGGCTTGTTGACATAATGACGAATGGCGGAACCAATTATTTAGCACGCGCTGGCGGCCCTACACTTACACCGATATCAAATGCTGACGGCTCGGTAGCCCTTGAAATCTCTAACCGTGTAGAGAGTTGGAATGGCGTTGATGTTAAAGCCGCCGCATTAGGCTTAGCGAAAGATGCGGAATATAGCGTTGAATTAGTCGGGCATATCCCTGACGGAGTCACTATTCCAAGCGGCGCGAAAATCGTTTTGGGTCTTGCAAGCGGCACATATGATACATTAACATCAGTTGACGCAACATCAGCTTTCACACTAAGCTATGCGGGCGTTTGGGATTCAGGTACAGGGCTTAGAATACAAGACAGCGCGGGCATAGCTGATTTTGTAATTGACAGCCTTATCATCAAGGTTAAAGGCGGAATTGAAATGCCGCTTAAACCGTTACCGACTGTTCCTGGCGTTGTTATAGCTGTAAGTGGTCAAAACGGAGCGCAATATACTGGTGCAACGATTGTTTTAGGTACTGATAACAAAGTATGGCCTTTTGCTACAAATAGCCAAGATGATGACCCTGTTGTAGCCTTCGTGCCAGAAAAGAATGCCACATACCACCTTACATTTAATGTGACATCAAATGGTGTATCGGGCTTTCGTGTGCGTTGGTATAACGATGTTGGTTATGACCCACACACCGATGCCGATGCAGCCCATGTAAACGACAATGTTTATAAAGCAGATGAAGTAGCTACTAAGGTTCCAGCATACTTCCAAAGTACTATTGCAAAGGATGAAACTAAAGATTATGCAGTTGATTTCAGAATGAGCGGTAGTGAAGTTGCAGGCGGACTTGTTGGTAATATTGGCATTCGTGGGCAATCGGGCAATAACGATTTCACAATCAACAACCTTAAAATTACCGACGACAGCGGCAATGTTTTGGTTAAATGGTCAAATACAGCCGCTCCGTTTGTTCCTGATGATTATATATGGCCAGAATCTAAGTGGGATTTAACCCTTCCGTCACTTAAAGACGCTTACAGTAAATATTTCTTAATCGGTAACATTCTTGGTTGGGGTGGTAATGCCGACGCGACGCCTTGGGGTCAAGAAAACGACCAAGCGGACAAGGCATTGAAAGACGCAAGCATTATCTCTCAAACCGAAGCAATGTTTAAGGCTCAATATAACGTAGTTACGCCTGAAAACATAATGAAGCCTGAAAACATCTCTAAGGCAAAAGACACTTACGACTACACCTTAGCAGATAAGTTAATCGCTTGGGCAAAGGTTAACAACATAGCCGTTCACGGGCATACACTTGTATGGCATCAACAATCCCCGGCGTGGTTAAATAAGGGCGATGCCGCAAACCGCGCAAGCGCAAAAGCGAACCTTGAAAGCTACATCGCTGACGTAGCAGGGCATTTTAAAGGTCAAGTAATTTCATGGGACGTTGTAAACGAAGCGTTCAGCGACACTACCAAAAACTTTGACGGTAGCGACTGGACAACAGGCTTGCGTAAAGATTCACCTTGGTATATAGCTTATGCCAACGGCGCTGACGCAAGTAAAGGCGAAAGCGGCGCGGATTATATCTACGATGCGTTTGTAGCCGCTCGCTTGGCTGACCCCAACGCAACACTTTATTACAACGACTATAACGAAACCTATAAGTATGAGCAAATCGCGCAAATGGCAGAAGCTCTTAACGCGAAGTGGAAAGCTGATGCAAGATACGACGGGCGTTTGCTTGTAGAAGGTATCGGTATGCAATCACACTTCTGGGTTGGTCAAGACCCCGATGTTGACGTAACAGAAGTTGAAACGACAATCCAACGCTTCATTCAAGCGGGCTTAAGAATCACCGTTTCTGAGCTTGACATTCCTTTCGCGGGAAATAACAATTATCACCTTGACGAAGCAAAACAAGCGAAACAAGCAGAGTTGTATGGCACATTGTTTGGAATTTACAAAAAATATGCCGACAATATCGACCGCGTTACGTTCTGGGGCAAAGCCGATATACAAAGCTGGCGCGGTTCGGGTATGCCTGTGCTGTTCGACAACAGCTATGCTCCTAAGGCGGCATTTTGGACGGTTATAGGTTTAGCTGCACCAACAGAGAATTCTACAATTTCACCAGCAACAGTTACGTTCTATACGAATTTACAAGCTGACGTTAAGGTGAACGTAACTTTGAAGGGCAACACGCTCAGCGCAATCAAAAAGGGCGATGTTGCGCTTGTTGAAGGCAAAGACTACAGCGTAGCTGCTGCTTCGACGAACGGTACGCAAGTTGTTACAATCAAGAAGGGCTACTTGGCGACATTGTCGAACAATGATGTCCTGACCTTCGTATTCAGTGCGGGCAACACTGCTGATCTGAAGATCATGGTCACGCGCTATACTTCAACGGACACGACACCGGCGAATGGCTCCGGCGCTACGATGAGCTCCAGTTCTGGAGCGGATTCTGGCTCTACAGAGCATTCTGGCTCTACAGAGCAGACACCAACTCCGGAGAAGCCATTGTTGAATAGTAAACTTGTAGACGCAAAGCAATTGAAATCCGCTGTGCAACAAGCGCTTCAAGCGAACGAACCAGTCAACTTCTCTGACGTACCTGCTACGCACTGGGCTGCTAAGGCAATACAGCTTGCTTCGCAGCTTGGTATTGTCAAAGGCGAGCCTAACGGTGAGTTCAAAGGTTCGGATAATGTAACACGAGCTGAATTCGTTGAGATGATCATCCGTGCGTTAGGTATTGATACGACAGGAGAGGACAGTTCCTTCTCTGACACGGATGGTCACTGGGCTGCTGACTATATCAGAGCATTGCATCGTGCAGGTATCGTGAACGGTACAGGCAATGGCGCGTTCAATCCTGATCAAGAGATCACTCGCGCCGAGATGGCTGCAATCCTAGCTCGTATTCTGAATATGAGCGCAGCTAACGGAACGAAATTCTCTGATATCAACGGTAACTGGGCTGCTGACTATATTAATCAGCTTAGCCAAGCAGGTATCGTGAACGGTGTCGGCGACGGCAAGTTCGCACCGAAAGCCACCGCTACCCGTGATCAGTCGGTAGCAATCATCATGCGGATGCTGAACATCGTGCTTGACCTGGGGCTTAACCTGTAA
- a CDS encoding S-layer homology domain-containing protein translates to MNTDKSKLTAFSGNAKLSAWAKNSVAGAANAGILQGTPNNKIAPSSKATRVEAVVMLNRFLQYIS, encoded by the coding sequence TTGAATACTGACAAGTCTAAGCTCACTGCCTTCTCGGGCAACGCAAAGCTGTCCGCTTGGGCGAAGAATTCAGTTGCAGGCGCAGCGAACGCAGGTATTCTCCAAGGCACACCGAACAACAAGATTGCACCTAGCAGCAAGGCTACTCGCGTAGAAGCGGTTGTCATGCTGAATAGATTTTTGCAGTATATTTCATAG
- a CDS encoding AraC family transcriptional regulator: protein MNSMDRINSAIDYVEAHITEEIDFQQVARRACCSVYHFQRMFSYITDISLSEYIRRRRLTLAAFELREGGEKVIDLAAKYGYQSPEAFSRAFKSMHGVMPTMARNPGAPLKAYPKLSFHMFMDGDSEIRYQIMQKPAFDVCGIKADIVVDSERMYAQITKFWEDNIDSGVVGQFHRDIGLDYNTPLNAALFNYSPNMFSYMICYDSPSGSVPTGYFVLPVPPLTWAVFFTAKHPGHLTTRVVRRMRERIFLEWFPTSGYTQAVGPEFEMFSQDNGIFVVEVWIPITKADTFL from the coding sequence ATGAATTCAATGGATCGAATTAATAGTGCGATTGATTATGTTGAAGCCCATATCACAGAGGAAATTGACTTTCAGCAGGTCGCGAGAAGAGCGTGCTGCTCGGTATACCATTTTCAGCGTATGTTTTCCTATATAACGGATATCTCACTCTCCGAATATATTCGCCGCAGGAGGCTTACGCTGGCAGCGTTCGAGTTGCGAGAGGGTGGAGAGAAAGTCATCGACTTAGCTGCCAAGTATGGGTATCAGTCGCCGGAGGCTTTCTCCCGGGCATTCAAAAGTATGCACGGCGTCATGCCCACGATGGCACGGAACCCAGGCGCGCCGCTCAAAGCTTATCCTAAGCTCTCCTTCCACATGTTTATGGATGGCGATAGCGAGATCAGGTACCAGATCATGCAAAAGCCGGCTTTCGATGTATGCGGGATTAAAGCGGATATCGTCGTAGATTCGGAGCGGATGTACGCCCAGATCACTAAGTTCTGGGAAGATAATATCGACAGTGGCGTCGTGGGTCAATTCCACCGTGATATCGGACTGGACTATAATACTCCGCTTAACGCAGCGCTTTTCAATTATTCGCCGAACATGTTCTCCTACATGATCTGCTACGATTCGCCAAGCGGCAGTGTGCCTACCGGATACTTCGTGCTACCTGTTCCGCCGCTTACCTGGGCGGTGTTCTTTACCGCTAAGCATCCTGGTCATCTGACCACAAGAGTTGTTCGTCGCATGCGCGAGCGTATTTTCCTGGAGTGGTTTCCAACGTCTGGCTACACTCAAGCTGTGGGCCCGGAATTCGAGATGTTCAGTCAGGACAATGGCATCTTTGTTGTGGAGGTATGGATTCCGATTACGAAAGCAGATACTTTTCTATGA
- a CDS encoding HEPN domain-containing protein yields MSPTVIETILNNFGVKDFFKLLHLSSLDIVFENNSSETLAFFEELRNYTIQAVASFPYNINLERYKISIKDGRLPREDSLWILFIDELLRKRHSIAHGSNFQNKISINELEDAKIKVRIL; encoded by the coding sequence ATGTCTCCTACAGTTATTGAAACTATTCTTAATAACTTTGGGGTAAAGGATTTCTTTAAACTGTTACACTTGTCTTCCTTAGATATTGTGTTTGAAAATAATAGCTCAGAGACATTAGCCTTTTTTGAAGAGTTAAGGAATTATACAATACAAGCAGTTGCAAGTTTTCCATATAATATAAATTTAGAAAGATACAAGATTTCGATCAAGGATGGAAGATTACCAAGAGAAGATTCTTTATGGATATTATTCATAGACGAATTGTTAAGGAAAAGACACTCTATTGCGCATGGTTCGAATTTTCAAAATAAGATATCTATAAATGAGCTTGAGGATGCAAAAATAAAGGTCCGGATACTATAA
- a CDS encoding DUF1796 family putative cysteine peptidase — protein MDWNQNRGTYHAFISLGAMCQTAYQLRRLGLRRFSGPLDWFTSASSPKVSHLLKSRFNGFMELNNLRLINIVDNHYVLRDITYQVDSYHDFPVPYNINQLHPQFKEQVDRRISRFLKTIKTAPVCFVRTHTSSSEARLLEQALYDISHKDFRILIVNLHKQWGKGVIYEDWGLQRISSVTIPSGRDWRGSDHHWDLIMKGFNLRI, from the coding sequence TTGGATTGGAATCAAAACAGAGGAACTTACCATGCCTTTATCAGCCTTGGAGCAATGTGCCAGACTGCTTATCAATTACGTAGATTGGGACTCCGCAGATTTAGTGGTCCACTTGATTGGTTTACTTCCGCTTCTTCCCCGAAAGTTTCCCATCTTCTCAAGTCAAGGTTCAATGGATTTATGGAATTAAACAATTTGCGTCTTATAAACATAGTCGATAATCATTATGTTTTACGTGATATAACATACCAGGTAGATTCGTATCATGATTTCCCCGTTCCTTATAATATCAACCAACTGCACCCCCAGTTTAAAGAGCAAGTCGACCGTAGGATATCCAGATTTTTAAAAACGATAAAAACCGCCCCTGTTTGTTTCGTGCGTACACACACTTCAAGCTCGGAGGCACGACTTCTGGAACAAGCTTTATATGACATCTCGCACAAAGATTTCAGGATACTCATAGTTAATCTCCATAAGCAGTGGGGAAAGGGCGTCATTTATGAAGATTGGGGATTGCAGCGCATTTCTTCTGTCACAATTCCATCAGGCAGGGATTGGAGAGGCTCAGACCATCATTGGGATCTTATTATGAAAGGGTTTAATTTAAGGATTTAA
- a CDS encoding NADPH-dependent oxidoreductase has product MNEVMQVIRQHRSIRKFKNIPLTGEQIEAIVDSAQMAPTSAHMQPFSIIGVTDQELRKKIAVYSKNPSIEQCGYFFIFCADLHRMMLAAGPDQQEKMGRNLSFSYFYQTAVLSAALALQNANVTAESMGLGAVIIGGINEALPALDEWLGLPDFVIPLVGLAVGVPDEFPEQKPRLPQSAVFFENRYDPDLKAKVERYDREIEEYYSARTNNKQKASWSGKFIAMLDKDLPLSGYTEYVKSKGFDLK; this is encoded by the coding sequence ATGAATGAGGTCATGCAAGTGATCCGCCAGCATCGCTCCATACGTAAATTTAAAAATATTCCGTTAACTGGCGAGCAAATCGAAGCCATTGTCGATTCAGCGCAAATGGCACCGACCTCGGCGCATATGCAACCGTTCTCGATCATCGGCGTTACCGATCAGGAACTCCGGAAGAAGATTGCGGTGTATTCGAAAAATCCATCGATTGAGCAATGCGGGTACTTTTTTATTTTTTGCGCCGATCTTCATCGGATGATGTTGGCCGCCGGCCCGGACCAACAAGAAAAAATGGGTCGCAACCTAAGCTTCTCGTATTTTTACCAAACCGCTGTGCTGAGTGCAGCACTTGCCCTACAAAATGCCAATGTGACGGCCGAATCGATGGGGCTCGGAGCCGTGATTATCGGCGGAATTAATGAGGCCCTGCCTGCACTGGATGAATGGCTTGGCCTGCCGGACTTCGTCATTCCTTTGGTCGGTCTTGCAGTAGGTGTTCCCGACGAGTTCCCCGAGCAAAAACCGCGGTTGCCACAGTCTGCCGTATTTTTTGAAAACCGGTATGATCCCGATCTTAAAGCAAAGGTCGAAAGATATGACCGGGAAATCGAGGAGTACTACAGTGCGCGAACGAATAACAAACAAAAGGCAAGCTGGTCCGGGAAATTCATCGCCATGCTGGATAAAGATTTGCCGTTGAGCGGGTATACGGAATACGTAAAAAGCAAAGGATTTGATCTGAAATAG
- a CDS encoding MarR family transcriptional regulator: MPDMNDDLLQLKNRIEKSVYRILISETDEDQDRLWLMEHISDDRLKKLLPRLSVSSLHVLDVINTHEGIKGIDIARDMEITKGAVSKITRKLLDQGLIRKTQLPDNLKEIYFSVTPLGAELAELHRVFHQEKDQKAMELLTSFDEASLEIVADFLEKLASLQ, encoded by the coding sequence ATGCCAGATATGAATGATGATTTGCTTCAGCTCAAAAACCGCATCGAAAAGTCAGTGTACCGGATCCTCATCAGCGAAACCGACGAGGACCAAGATCGGCTTTGGCTCATGGAGCATATCTCCGACGACCGGCTAAAAAAGCTGCTGCCTCGCCTATCCGTCTCAAGCCTGCATGTTTTGGACGTCATCAATACGCATGAAGGCATTAAAGGGATCGATATCGCCCGCGATATGGAGATAACCAAAGGCGCAGTCTCCAAAATTACCCGCAAATTGCTGGATCAGGGCCTGATTCGGAAAACCCAGCTACCGGACAACCTCAAAGAAATTTATTTCTCCGTGACTCCGCTCGGCGCCGAATTAGCCGAACTTCATCGGGTATTCCACCAGGAGAAGGATCAAAAAGCGATGGAATTGTTAACAAGTTTCGATGAAGCGTCGTTGGAAATCGTGGCAGACTTTCTGGAGAAGCTGGCCAGCTTGCAATAG
- the mreC gene encoding rod shape-determining protein MreC has translation MYRHKRKLKKSKVIVAVAVIVFVTGSVIATSYYKLYVSLLKDEVFNLVSIYIENKQLKESIELNKIQDMKLKMMEFDNKQLVKAAEAKKQLPSSYSYPIARIIDYKTPLENNVQVESIIIDLGRLDGVKEYESVISLDQYLIGVVTEIKDHTSTIRLINSEAFLKNQGISVEVGEHSTTGVLEYDPLENIPFINRISKDSTININDTVKTNGGDESRYPAGFSLGTISSISTNRFGLTLQATVELPPLSNDIYVFIVH, from the coding sequence TTGTATAGGCATAAAAGAAAACTTAAAAAGAGTAAAGTTATTGTTGCCGTTGCTGTTATTGTTTTTGTTACTGGGTCAGTGATTGCAACTTCATATTATAAATTATATGTTTCGTTATTAAAGGATGAAGTGTTCAATTTAGTATCTATATACATAGAAAATAAACAACTTAAAGAGTCAATTGAATTAAATAAAATTCAAGATATGAAGTTAAAAATGATGGAATTCGATAATAAGCAATTGGTCAAAGCTGCTGAAGCAAAAAAACAGTTGCCTTCTTCATATTCATATCCAATCGCTAGAATTATTGATTATAAAACACCATTAGAAAACAATGTACAAGTTGAATCCATTATCATTGATCTTGGTAGGTTAGATGGAGTAAAAGAGTATGAATCCGTTATATCACTCGATCAGTATCTTATAGGTGTTGTTACAGAGATAAAGGACCATACATCTACTATACGACTAATAAACTCAGAAGCATTCTTAAAAAATCAAGGTATATCGGTAGAAGTAGGAGAACATTCAACAACTGGAGTACTAGAATATGATCCTCTAGAGAATATACCATTCATTAATAGAATTTCAAAAGATAGTACAATAAATATAAATGACACGGTTAAAACAAATGGAGGAGACGAATCAAGGTATCCCGCAGGTTTTAGCCTTGGAACTATCAGTTCTATATCAACTAATCGCTTTGGTTTGACGCTTCAAGCAACAGTTGAATTACCTCCATTATCGAATGATATATATGTTTTTATAGTTCATTGA
- a CDS encoding carbohydrate-binding domain-containing protein, whose protein sequence is MLKRTMSLMLVFILTMTSVVGIASASTATQEIVIKLSDTGVTVDGQEASTSSSAAVYTGANIVYYEDGHDSSYGEGTDSDAHSAEEAAEHTVVTITKPGIYRVSGKLSKGQLAIDLGEDAASDPTAVVTLILDGVDITSTVAPAVIFYNVYEPYSDTEDTKGIVDLSEAGAQVVLADDSVNTVNGAYVARIYKEGTTKKLHKYDGTFYSKMSMNISGEAKGTGELHITATNEGLDSELHLALNGGKVYIKSQDDGINTNEDGISVTSINGGYLHVNAGLGAEGDGIDSNGYLTINGGTIVTMANDRSPDGGIDADSDIIINGGTVIALGTRNDASSSTSKQPFIELSFATTQAKGSTIKLTDAEGNEVLNHTAEKNFQSVTFSSADLKLNTEYHLYINGVEQQYTGNSFGMMGGGFGGNRPSGDNGQAGQGTPPTGERPEKPEGTRPEMPEGTTPPELPDGMQGMPEGGFNPGGQNTTENGEGSTAFVLTDSVHSFSGISEATDNSDKTKVTFTVNGGAGIQSVASGESIIFEGVTASADVPESDIQLTVTDVPSENYSETYLLSELKGDLSKIMPEEDGQYRLTIAVVSSNETYTGVSQWQFAIGVLPFTDVQPNDASYNAIKTLYEKGIMIGTSSTQFSPTSPVTRATAITTLGRLLNIEQTESSSFNDVVKNSWYSGYVGWAVENGLVIGDGNGNFIPNANLTAEQMKLVISRYVELSGLDISVDDLFPDTLTGTMTRAELATLLSKLL, encoded by the coding sequence ATGCTGAAGCGTACAATGTCTCTTATGCTTGTCTTCATCTTGACCATGACTAGTGTGGTGGGGATTGCTTCTGCTAGTACGGCTACGCAGGAAATCGTTATTAAACTTTCTGATACAGGAGTAACAGTTGATGGACAAGAAGCGTCAACCAGTTCATCGGCTGCTGTGTATACTGGAGCTAACATTGTATATTATGAGGACGGACATGACAGTAGCTATGGAGAAGGTACAGATTCAGATGCGCACAGTGCGGAGGAAGCAGCCGAGCATACAGTTGTGACCATTACGAAGCCTGGAATTTATCGTGTATCAGGTAAGCTATCAAAAGGACAGCTTGCCATTGATTTAGGGGAGGATGCAGCTTCTGATCCTACAGCAGTTGTGACACTTATTTTAGATGGAGTAGATATTACGAGTACAGTTGCTCCGGCCGTTATTTTCTACAATGTGTATGAACCATACTCAGACACGGAAGATACTAAAGGAATTGTTGATCTGAGTGAAGCAGGAGCCCAAGTTGTATTGGCAGATGATTCTGTTAATACTGTAAACGGTGCTTATGTCGCACGAATTTATAAAGAAGGTACAACGAAAAAGCTGCATAAATATGATGGGACCTTCTATTCTAAAATGTCCATGAACATTTCTGGAGAAGCTAAAGGAACGGGAGAGCTACACATTACTGCTACTAACGAAGGGCTCGACTCTGAGCTGCACTTAGCTCTCAATGGTGGGAAGGTGTATATTAAGTCTCAAGATGATGGAATCAATACGAATGAGGATGGAATTTCGGTTACAAGTATCAATGGTGGCTATCTTCACGTGAATGCAGGTCTAGGAGCTGAAGGGGATGGGATTGACTCCAATGGCTACTTAACGATTAACGGTGGAACTATTGTTACTATGGCTAACGACCGTAGCCCTGACGGTGGTATTGATGCTGATAGTGATATTATCATTAACGGCGGGACAGTGATTGCACTTGGAACGCGTAATGATGCGTCTTCTTCTACTTCTAAGCAGCCGTTCATTGAGTTATCTTTTGCTACGACACAAGCGAAGGGAAGTACGATCAAATTAACAGACGCGGAAGGTAATGAGGTCCTAAATCATACTGCGGAAAAGAACTTTCAAAGCGTAACGTTTTCATCTGCTGACCTTAAACTCAATACTGAATATCATCTGTACATTAATGGTGTAGAGCAACAATATACAGGAAATTCTTTTGGTATGATGGGTGGCGGCTTTGGCGGTAACCGACCTAGTGGTGATAACGGACAAGCTGGACAAGGAACTCCTCCAACGGGAGAACGTCCAGAAAAGCCAGAGGGCACGCGTCCTGAAATGCCTGAAGGAACGACACCTCCTGAACTTCCTGATGGTATGCAGGGAATGCCGGAAGGAGGCTTTAATCCAGGTGGACAAAACACAACTGAAAATGGAGAAGGCTCTACAGCATTCGTATTAACGGATTCTGTTCATAGCTTTTCAGGTATTTCCGAGGCAACTGACAATAGCGATAAAACAAAAGTTACCTTTACTGTTAATGGCGGTGCTGGCATTCAAAGTGTAGCTTCGGGTGAAAGTATTATATTTGAGGGAGTTACAGCAAGTGCAGATGTTCCTGAAAGTGATATTCAGCTAACCGTAACAGATGTACCTTCAGAGAACTATTCTGAAACGTATCTTTTATCTGAGTTGAAAGGTGATTTATCCAAGATTATGCCCGAGGAGGATGGACAATACCGTCTGACCATTGCGGTAGTGTCTTCAAACGAAACATACACTGGGGTATCACAATGGCAATTTGCAATTGGTGTACTACCTTTCACGGATGTGCAGCCAAATGACGCTTCTTATAATGCCATTAAGACTTTGTATGAAAAGGGAATTATGATTGGGACGAGCTCGACGCAGTTTTCGCCAACTTCACCAGTAACACGCGCAACTGCGATTACAACTCTTGGTAGACTTCTCAATATAGAGCAAACTGAATCTAGCTCCTTCAATGATGTTGTGAAAAATAGCTGGTATAGTGGATATGTTGGTTGGGCTGTGGAAAATGGACTTGTTATTGGCGATGGAAACGGGAATTTCATACCAAATGCTAATCTGACTGCTGAGCAGATGAAGCTTGTTATATCGAGATATGTAGAATTGAGTGGATTAGATATTTCAGTAGACGATCTCTTCCCAGATACGCTTACGGGTACAATGACTCGTGCAGAGCTTGCGACTCTATTAAGTAAGTTACTATAA